One genomic window of Polyangium aurulentum includes the following:
- a CDS encoding M1 family metallopeptidase, which translates to MKRAHERPLAWALPLVLAACGASPEPASPTNAKPDSPAVVDAPRSAKTPPPPALRLPAVAHPERYDLDLTLDPSKETFNGTISADLVIDSATDVLWLNATSLTVGSAKLTQGAETLTPRILPGGEDFVGFLFDKPLSPGKARLTVSYRGVLDGESSRGIYRQSEGSGPDDSYLYTRFEPIDARRAFPCFDEPAYKVPWKLTIRAKKGHTALANAPVASKTAGPDGLEVIAFEESKPMPSYLVAFVVGPFDLVNAKPAGHHDTPLRFIVPRGRGPETRYAAEVTPRIVGLLEDYFGMPYPFIKLDVAVVPRYNGTMEHPGIVAMGQPLTLIAPNEETPQRKMPYANIATHELAHYWFGDYVTMRWWDDTWLNEALAEWLDEKITDQLEPSWKLPVERLAFTSHAMEADSLPSAKKVRQPVESKHDIEGAFDGAITYAKGAAVIGMFERWMGPEKFQKAIRAYMKKHAWKNTVAEDFFAAVSAEAGRDLAPAFGSFFDQPGVPLISAEPVCSGGPPEIAVSQKRFVPVGAKAPEKESTWQLPVCVKYGMGKEVGNACTFLTAQKAKVRLGPQKGCPDWLMVNADAAGYYRSKYDKAALAVLLDKARLSPRERAGLVWDIDALVQSGELPLGEALALVPKMVEGGEPAMVFSSLGIVSAIRRDRLPADLRARYASFIRKTYGKKASALGLARKPGESEDEAKMRPALISVIAVNGEDKAVQKEAHKLALAWLADRGAVHASLAPTLLRVAARTNDRALYDRILAAAKTETDHRMRGILLDALGRFTDTGLAKASLDLLLGGTFDLRESGSILMGLIQSEETRDTAYAFFKDHFDELTRKNKGDIGANAFYILGAFCDEAHRAEAAAFFGKRAEAFDNGPRVLATQLERMDQCIAQQKVNAPSIEAFLKKQ; encoded by the coding sequence ATGAAACGCGCTCACGAACGCCCCCTCGCCTGGGCCCTGCCCCTCGTCCTCGCCGCCTGCGGCGCCTCCCCCGAGCCCGCGAGCCCCACGAACGCAAAGCCCGACAGCCCCGCCGTCGTCGATGCACCGCGCTCCGCGAAGACCCCCCCGCCGCCCGCGCTCCGCCTGCCCGCCGTCGCGCACCCCGAGCGCTACGATCTCGACCTCACGCTCGACCCCTCCAAGGAGACCTTCAACGGCACGATCTCCGCCGACCTCGTCATCGACAGCGCGACCGACGTGCTGTGGCTCAACGCCACGAGCCTCACCGTCGGCAGCGCCAAGCTCACCCAGGGCGCCGAGACGCTCACGCCGCGCATCCTCCCCGGCGGCGAAGATTTCGTCGGGTTCCTGTTCGACAAACCGCTGAGCCCTGGAAAAGCGCGCCTCACCGTCTCCTATCGAGGCGTCCTCGACGGCGAGAGCAGCCGCGGCATCTACCGCCAGAGCGAAGGATCCGGGCCCGACGACAGCTATCTTTATACGCGGTTCGAGCCCATCGACGCGCGCCGCGCCTTCCCCTGCTTCGACGAGCCCGCGTACAAGGTCCCCTGGAAGCTCACCATTCGCGCGAAAAAGGGTCACACGGCGCTCGCCAATGCGCCCGTCGCGTCCAAGACCGCGGGTCCGGACGGGCTCGAGGTCATCGCCTTCGAGGAGTCGAAGCCCATGCCGAGCTACCTCGTCGCCTTCGTGGTCGGCCCCTTCGACCTCGTGAACGCCAAGCCCGCGGGGCATCACGACACGCCCTTGCGCTTCATCGTCCCCAGGGGCCGCGGACCGGAGACGCGTTATGCCGCCGAGGTGACGCCGCGCATCGTCGGGCTCCTCGAGGACTATTTCGGCATGCCTTATCCCTTCATCAAGCTCGATGTCGCGGTGGTGCCCCGTTACAACGGCACCATGGAGCACCCCGGGATCGTCGCCATGGGGCAACCCCTCACCCTCATCGCGCCCAACGAGGAGACCCCCCAGCGCAAGATGCCCTACGCGAACATCGCCACCCACGAGCTCGCCCATTACTGGTTCGGCGATTACGTCACCATGCGCTGGTGGGACGACACCTGGCTCAACGAGGCCCTCGCCGAGTGGCTCGACGAGAAGATCACCGACCAGCTCGAGCCCTCCTGGAAGCTCCCGGTCGAGCGCCTCGCGTTCACGAGCCACGCCATGGAGGCCGACTCGCTCCCCTCCGCCAAGAAGGTCCGCCAGCCGGTGGAGTCGAAGCACGATATCGAGGGCGCGTTCGACGGGGCCATCACCTACGCCAAGGGCGCGGCCGTGATCGGAATGTTCGAGCGCTGGATGGGCCCCGAGAAATTCCAGAAGGCCATCCGCGCCTACATGAAGAAGCACGCCTGGAAAAACACGGTCGCCGAGGACTTCTTCGCCGCCGTCAGCGCCGAAGCCGGCAGAGACCTCGCCCCGGCCTTCGGCAGCTTCTTCGATCAGCCCGGCGTCCCCTTGATCTCGGCCGAGCCCGTCTGCAGCGGCGGTCCTCCCGAGATCGCCGTCTCCCAGAAGCGCTTCGTCCCCGTGGGCGCGAAGGCCCCCGAAAAAGAGAGCACCTGGCAGCTCCCGGTCTGCGTCAAATACGGAATGGGGAAGGAGGTGGGCAATGCCTGCACCTTCCTCACCGCGCAGAAGGCCAAGGTCCGCCTCGGCCCGCAGAAAGGCTGCCCCGATTGGCTCATGGTCAACGCCGACGCCGCGGGCTATTACCGATCCAAGTACGACAAGGCTGCGCTGGCGGTCCTGCTCGACAAGGCGCGCCTTTCCCCCCGCGAGCGCGCTGGCCTCGTCTGGGACATCGACGCCCTCGTGCAATCCGGCGAGCTGCCCCTCGGCGAGGCCCTCGCCCTGGTCCCGAAGATGGTCGAGGGCGGCGAGCCGGCCATGGTCTTCAGCTCGCTCGGCATCGTGAGCGCGATCCGGCGCGACCGCCTCCCCGCGGATCTGCGAGCCCGATATGCCTCCTTCATTCGCAAGACCTACGGCAAGAAGGCCAGCGCTCTCGGTTTGGCGCGTAAACCCGGCGAGAGCGAGGACGAGGCGAAGATGCGACCGGCGCTCATCAGCGTGATCGCCGTCAACGGCGAGGACAAGGCCGTGCAGAAAGAGGCCCACAAGCTCGCCCTCGCCTGGCTCGCCGATCGCGGCGCGGTGCACGCATCGCTCGCCCCCACCCTCCTCCGCGTCGCCGCGAGGACCAATGATCGCGCCCTCTACGATCGCATCCTCGCCGCCGCCAAGACCGAGACCGATCACCGCATGCGCGGCATTCTCCTCGACGCTCTCGGCAGGTTCACCGATACCGGCCTGGCCAAGGCGTCGCTCGACCTTCTGCTCGGAGGCACGTTCGATCTGCGCGAATCAGGCAGCATCCTCATGGGCCTGATCCAGAGCGAGGAGACCCGCGACACGGCCTACGCCTTCTTCAAGGACCACTTCGACGAGCTCACCCGGAAGAACAAGGGCGACATCGGCGCGAATGCCTTCTACATCCTCGGCGCATTCTGCGACGAGGCCCATCGCGCCGAGGCCGCCGCGTTCTTCGGAAAGCGCGCCGAGGCCTTCGACAACGGCCCGCGCGTGCTGGCCACCCAGCTCGAGCGCATGGACCAATGCATCGCACAGCAGAAGGTCAACGCGCCCAGCATCGAGGCCTTCCTGAAGAAGCAGTAG
- a CDS encoding STAS domain-containing protein, protein MNARRLTDAVFALFPEPIAIVGDALAVREVNDAWRQAFGEGAGPLGDRALGEAIERVIAGAPRAEGTAHVEGARHRASVVAIPDGEARAAMVHLRASPAAGAAGELTDEEVRDQRELLRQVLDTDPNLLFVKDAGGNFLLVNRAFSELFNKAPEDIVGRHETDLHPKKKATTDSFLRIDQEVIRTMNEIAIEEQVPLPTGEMRWFLTRKRPFVRANGEVHVLGSSADITERRQSAMALEEAAVELERRAAEAWRQAEAKAALVQELDQKLAIIEAQHQEILTLSAPLIDVGEDILAVPIVGAMSEARAEEIMARLLGAIADRQVRRVILDMTGLETLEAQTAELLVRIARAIELLGARALITGIRPAVARMIVQLGIDLSGMATMQTLRAALASLERRRRA, encoded by the coding sequence ATGAACGCCAGGCGCTTGACGGACGCGGTTTTTGCGCTTTTCCCCGAGCCCATCGCAATCGTCGGCGACGCGCTCGCGGTGCGAGAGGTCAATGACGCCTGGCGGCAGGCCTTCGGCGAGGGCGCGGGCCCGCTCGGCGACCGTGCCCTCGGCGAGGCCATCGAGCGCGTCATCGCAGGCGCCCCGCGCGCCGAGGGGACCGCGCACGTCGAGGGCGCGCGTCATCGCGCGAGCGTCGTGGCGATACCCGACGGCGAGGCGCGGGCGGCGATGGTGCACCTGCGCGCGTCGCCTGCGGCGGGGGCCGCGGGGGAGCTGACCGACGAGGAGGTGCGCGATCAGCGCGAGCTGCTCCGGCAGGTCCTCGACACCGACCCGAATCTCCTCTTCGTGAAGGACGCCGGGGGGAACTTCCTGCTCGTGAACCGCGCCTTCTCGGAGCTGTTCAACAAGGCCCCCGAGGATATCGTGGGCCGGCACGAGACCGACCTGCACCCGAAGAAGAAGGCCACGACGGATTCGTTCCTGCGCATCGACCAGGAGGTGATCCGCACCATGAACGAGATCGCGATCGAGGAGCAGGTGCCGCTGCCGACCGGCGAGATGCGCTGGTTTCTGACCAGGAAGCGGCCGTTCGTGCGTGCCAATGGTGAAGTGCACGTGCTCGGCTCCTCCGCCGACATCACCGAGCGGCGGCAGTCGGCAATGGCGCTCGAGGAGGCGGCGGTGGAGCTCGAGCGGCGCGCGGCCGAGGCGTGGCGGCAGGCGGAGGCCAAAGCGGCGCTCGTGCAGGAGCTCGATCAGAAGCTCGCCATCATCGAGGCGCAGCACCAGGAGATCCTGACGCTCTCGGCGCCGCTCATTGACGTGGGCGAGGACATCCTCGCGGTGCCGATCGTGGGGGCGATGAGCGAGGCGCGGGCCGAGGAGATCATGGCGAGGCTGCTCGGCGCGATCGCCGATCGGCAGGTGCGCCGCGTGATCCTCGACATGACGGGCCTCGAGACGCTCGAGGCGCAAACGGCGGAGCTTCTGGTGCGGATTGCGCGGGCGATCGAATTGCTCGGCGCCCGCGCGCTCATCACGGGCATCCGGCCTGCGGTGGCGCGGATGATCGTGCAGCTCGGGATCGATCTGTCGGGGATGGCGACGATGCAGACGCTCAGGGCGGCGCTCGCGTCCCTCGAGCGCCGGCGGCGGGCCTGA
- a CDS encoding YqiA/YcfP family alpha/beta fold hydrolase — protein MIPRDASPKNLRYLYLHGFGSGPNSAKGVATAEHYARLGVAIERLDLRLPSLEHLRVSAMIDAVRQRIGGEDERAVIFGSSLGGLVASRVAEGDGRVVALVLLAPAFGLIPRWKQRLGEEAWARWEATGWHEVHDYTTGKPARVDFDFIRDLERVDPPARGFPDVRVPTLIVHGVRDDVVDIEGSRMFSTGRPHVRLVEVADGHELIASVPRILTEADAFLAPFLGGALRA, from the coding sequence ATGATCCCGCGCGACGCCTCGCCCAAGAATCTCCGCTACCTCTACCTGCACGGCTTCGGCTCGGGCCCGAACAGCGCGAAAGGCGTGGCGACGGCCGAGCATTACGCCCGCCTGGGCGTCGCGATCGAGCGGCTCGACCTGCGGCTGCCCTCGCTCGAGCACCTGCGCGTCTCGGCCATGATCGACGCCGTGCGACAGCGCATCGGCGGCGAGGACGAGCGCGCGGTGATCTTCGGCTCGAGCCTCGGGGGGCTCGTGGCGAGCCGCGTGGCCGAGGGAGACGGGCGCGTGGTCGCCCTCGTGCTGCTCGCGCCGGCGTTCGGGCTGATCCCGCGCTGGAAGCAGCGCCTCGGCGAGGAGGCGTGGGCGCGCTGGGAGGCGACGGGCTGGCACGAGGTCCACGATTACACGACGGGCAAGCCCGCCCGCGTCGATTTCGACTTCATTCGCGACCTCGAGCGCGTCGACCCGCCCGCCCGAGGATTCCCCGACGTGCGCGTCCCGACGTTGATCGTCCACGGCGTACGGGACGACGTGGTGGACATCGAGGGCTCGCGAATGTTTTCCACGGGACGGCCGCACGTCCGGCTCGTCGAGGTCGCCGATGGACACGAATTGATCGCCTCCGTGCCACGCATCCTGACCGAGGCCGACGCCTTCCTCGCGCCATTCCTGGGCGGCGCTTTGCGCGCTTGA
- a CDS encoding amidase — MLSPHDPLLSSSASSLAALVRGKQISPVELVDAFIARIEAENPALNAVVVDRFERARGEASAAEALLMGAHAGEPLPPMLGVPCTVKECIAVEGMPNTAGVHARKGLLAPRDADVVRRMRDAGAIVVGLTNMPEGGLWLETNNRVYGRTNNPWDPARIPGGSSGGEGAILAVDASPFGIGADIGGSIRIPAAFCGVFGHKPTGGLVSNEGYWPSVPGALDIFLCTGPMTRRAEDLWPLLGSMAQRPLEGRPEAVDLREVTVYPLETGAARVREDQRRAVRRAARALEARGARIEALRTRGFERALEIWSAMMEEEAGALSYAEVLGNGRAISLPRELLRCSRPDAPHTLQALVVAAAEAILKWVPAPLATWSRAGKWLREELEAELGPRGVLLHPPYTRTAPRHFEPLLTPFDFVCTAIFNVLGFPVTEVPAGRDAAGLPLGVQVAARRGADALTIAIAGALEADLGGFVRARPSRSAPFRTTPPRR, encoded by the coding sequence ATGCTCTCCCCGCACGACCCCCTGCTCTCGTCCTCGGCCTCGTCGCTCGCCGCGCTCGTGCGGGGTAAACAGATCTCCCCGGTCGAGCTCGTCGACGCGTTCATCGCCCGTATCGAGGCGGAAAACCCTGCCCTCAACGCCGTCGTCGTCGACCGCTTCGAGCGCGCGCGGGGCGAGGCGAGCGCGGCGGAGGCGCTCCTCATGGGCGCGCATGCCGGTGAGCCTTTGCCCCCGATGCTCGGCGTGCCCTGCACGGTCAAGGAGTGCATCGCCGTCGAAGGCATGCCGAATACGGCCGGCGTTCATGCGCGCAAGGGCCTGCTCGCGCCCCGCGACGCCGACGTCGTGCGACGAATGCGCGATGCAGGGGCCATCGTCGTCGGCCTGACGAACATGCCCGAGGGCGGCCTTTGGCTCGAGACCAATAACCGCGTTTATGGCAGGACAAACAACCCCTGGGATCCGGCGCGTATCCCGGGCGGGTCGAGCGGCGGCGAGGGGGCGATCCTGGCCGTCGATGCGTCGCCCTTCGGGATCGGCGCCGATATCGGCGGCTCGATACGCATCCCCGCCGCGTTCTGTGGCGTCTTCGGGCACAAGCCCACCGGCGGGCTCGTCTCGAACGAGGGCTACTGGCCTTCGGTGCCCGGCGCCCTCGATATCTTCCTGTGCACCGGCCCCATGACCCGGCGGGCCGAGGATCTATGGCCCCTGCTCGGCTCGATGGCGCAAAGGCCGCTCGAGGGCCGGCCCGAGGCGGTCGATCTGCGCGAGGTCACGGTTTACCCGCTCGAGACGGGCGCGGCGCGGGTGCGCGAGGATCAAAGGCGGGCGGTGCGGCGCGCGGCGCGGGCGCTCGAGGCGCGCGGGGCCCGGATCGAAGCGCTCAGGACGCGGGGCTTCGAGCGCGCGCTCGAGATATGGTCGGCCATGATGGAAGAGGAGGCCGGCGCGCTCTCCTATGCCGAGGTGCTCGGCAATGGACGGGCGATCTCCCTGCCGCGCGAGCTTTTGCGCTGCTCGCGGCCCGACGCGCCGCACACGCTGCAGGCGCTCGTCGTGGCGGCCGCCGAGGCGATCTTGAAATGGGTGCCCGCGCCGCTCGCGACGTGGTCTCGCGCGGGCAAGTGGCTGCGCGAGGAGCTCGAGGCGGAGCTCGGCCCGCGCGGCGTCCTCCTGCACCCGCCCTACACGCGCACGGCCCCGCGCCATTTCGAGCCTCTGCTCACCCCTTTCGATTTCGTATGTACCGCAATCTTCAATGTCCTCGGCTTCCCCGTGACCGAGGTGCCCGCGGGCCGCGACGCGGCGGGGCTGCCGCTCGGCGTGCAGGTGGCCGCGCGGCGCGGCGCGGATGCCCTGACCATCGCGATTGCAGGGGCGCTCGAGGCGGATCTCGGCGGGTTCGTTCGTGCTCGACCCTCCCGCTCCGCGCCCTTCCGTACTACACCTCCTCGACGATGA
- a CDS encoding S8 family serine peptidase, which produces MTQKLRFPFIVALASLGLAACAVGAEDGDTESVGSDSAALSGNAASNAEERYIVKFHDFSKRDAALAAAGAKKALELPNHAAVAAYMPAVQAEALAKNPNVEYVEIDAKRYPTAQTKPYGISQVQADDPAFTNATADVKVCIIDSGLHTGHEDISGLPITGAPGNLAWNQDGCGHGTHVAGTIAGLNNTTGVVGVAPNAVGLHIVRVFGDDCSWTYSSSLVTALDECRKAGAKVVSMSLGGTVKSTTEDAAFANAYSAGVLSIAAAGNAGNTQTSYPAGYASVMSVAAIDSNKALGTFSQRNADVEIAAPGVQVLSTVPWTTPSLNVGGASYAGGIIEGAAAKNVTGALVNGGLCDSVGAWAGKVVLCQRGNIGFVDKVNNAVAGGATGVVIYNNVSGGFAGTLGTGVTSSVPAISISMEDGQALVASAIGQSAALNAATVKPGSGYEAWDGTSMATPHVSGVAALLWSLNPTATNAQIRDAINKTAQDLGTAGRDSSFGYGLVQAKAAHDYLQAGGGPTCGASGATCSTGGDCCSGTCGVKGKAVCK; this is translated from the coding sequence ATGACGCAGAAGCTTCGTTTCCCCTTCATCGTCGCTCTCGCCTCGCTCGGCCTCGCTGCCTGCGCCGTCGGCGCCGAGGATGGCGACACCGAGTCCGTGGGCTCCGACTCCGCCGCCCTGTCCGGCAACGCCGCCAGCAATGCGGAGGAGCGGTACATCGTCAAGTTCCACGACTTCTCGAAGCGCGACGCGGCCCTCGCCGCCGCCGGCGCCAAGAAGGCGCTCGAGCTGCCGAATCACGCGGCCGTGGCGGCCTACATGCCCGCCGTCCAGGCCGAGGCGCTCGCCAAGAACCCGAACGTCGAATACGTCGAGATCGACGCCAAGCGCTATCCCACGGCCCAGACGAAGCCCTACGGCATCTCCCAGGTGCAGGCCGACGATCCGGCCTTCACCAATGCGACCGCCGACGTCAAGGTCTGCATCATCGACTCCGGCCTCCACACCGGGCACGAGGACATCTCCGGGCTGCCCATCACGGGCGCGCCGGGCAACCTCGCCTGGAACCAGGACGGCTGCGGCCACGGCACGCACGTGGCCGGCACCATTGCCGGCCTCAACAACACGACCGGCGTCGTCGGCGTCGCGCCGAACGCGGTCGGCCTGCACATCGTGCGCGTCTTCGGCGACGATTGCTCGTGGACCTATTCGTCCTCCCTCGTCACGGCCCTCGACGAGTGCCGCAAGGCCGGCGCCAAGGTCGTGAGCATGAGCCTCGGCGGCACCGTCAAGTCGACGACCGAGGACGCGGCCTTCGCCAATGCCTACAGCGCGGGCGTCCTGTCGATCGCGGCCGCGGGCAATGCCGGCAACACGCAGACCTCCTACCCGGCCGGTTATGCGTCCGTCATGTCCGTGGCGGCAATCGACTCGAACAAGGCGCTCGGGACCTTCTCGCAGCGCAATGCCGACGTCGAGATCGCGGCGCCGGGCGTGCAGGTCCTCTCGACGGTGCCTTGGACGACGCCGTCGCTCAACGTGGGCGGCGCCTCGTATGCGGGCGGGATCATCGAGGGCGCGGCGGCGAAGAACGTGACGGGCGCGCTCGTCAATGGCGGGCTCTGCGACTCGGTCGGCGCGTGGGCCGGCAAGGTCGTGCTCTGCCAGCGCGGCAACATCGGCTTCGTCGACAAGGTCAACAATGCCGTGGCCGGCGGCGCCACGGGCGTGGTCATCTACAACAACGTCTCCGGCGGCTTCGCGGGCACGCTCGGCACGGGCGTGACCAGCAGCGTCCCGGCGATCAGCATCAGCATGGAGGACGGGCAGGCCCTCGTCGCGAGCGCGATTGGCCAGAGCGCGGCGCTCAATGCCGCGACGGTCAAGCCGGGCTCGGGTTACGAGGCGTGGGACGGCACCTCGATGGCGACGCCGCACGTCTCGGGCGTGGCCGCGCTCCTCTGGAGCTTGAATCCCACGGCGACCAACGCCCAGATCCGCGACGCGATCAACAAGACCGCGCAGGACCTCGGCACGGCGGGCCGCGACTCGTCGTTCGGTTATGGCCTCGTGCAGGCCAAGGCGGCGCACGATTACCTCCAGGCCGGCGGCGGCCCGACCTGCGGCGCCTCGGGCGCGACCTGCTCGACGGGCGGCGATTGCTGCTCGGGCACCTGCGGCGTGAAGGGCAAGGCCGTCTGCAAGTAA
- a CDS encoding RecQ family ATP-dependent DNA helicase produces MASAIGAPTRIPAPKDAHAEDALVALARAQFGFTELRAFQREAVSALLRPGGRVLLVAPTGGGKSLCYQLPALALPGTALVVSPLVALMEDQVRRLASRGIPATFIASVLSREENGRRIAGVRRGQYKLVYAAPERLGHEALLDAIAAAGLSLVAVDEAHCIVQWGHDFRPDYLRIGEALARLLPPRAIACTATATREARAEIARRLGWLPRDTVTIMRGFSRPNLHLEVRRVADRREATHETVQALRGALASPGAGIVYAATRKVVEATARALRGAGLDAPVYHAGLGADERARASADFAEGRARLIVATNAFGMGVDRPDVRIVLHAQPPASLEAYYQEVGRAGRDGGAARGLLLVAPADLALRRRLCRLAPDGAPANPVDAARALARLRAMARYVDAKSCRHAFILRHFGDEAGLGERCGRCDVCVLASAPPPERAPDEDAPDTLRDPPRFTDKPHEEQPAPSSSPPRRRAAPIPEGVPAPLYEALCRYRSALARALSVPAYVIAPNRALVEMALLRPATLDELERIHGMGKTRIAAHGEGFLRVLEDHRDDA; encoded by the coding sequence ATGGCCTCCGCAATTGGTGCCCCCACACGAATCCCCGCACCGAAGGACGCGCACGCCGAGGACGCGCTCGTCGCCCTCGCGCGCGCGCAATTCGGCTTCACCGAGCTGCGCGCATTCCAGCGCGAGGCCGTCTCCGCGCTCTTGCGCCCCGGCGGGCGGGTCTTGCTCGTCGCGCCGACCGGCGGAGGCAAATCGCTCTGCTATCAGCTCCCCGCCCTCGCCCTGCCGGGCACGGCGCTCGTCGTCTCCCCGCTCGTCGCGCTCATGGAGGACCAGGTCCGGCGCCTCGCCTCCCGGGGCATCCCCGCGACGTTCATCGCCTCGGTGCTGTCACGCGAGGAGAATGGGCGCCGCATCGCGGGCGTCCGGCGCGGCCAGTACAAGCTCGTTTACGCGGCCCCCGAGCGCCTCGGGCACGAGGCCCTGCTCGACGCCATCGCCGCGGCGGGCCTGTCGCTCGTGGCCGTCGACGAGGCGCATTGCATCGTGCAATGGGGGCACGACTTCCGGCCCGATTACCTGCGCATCGGCGAGGCCCTCGCGCGCCTCCTCCCCCCGCGCGCCATCGCCTGCACCGCCACGGCCACGCGCGAGGCCCGCGCCGAGATCGCCCGCCGCCTCGGCTGGCTGCCCCGCGACACCGTCACCATCATGCGAGGTTTTTCCAGGCCCAACCTGCACCTCGAGGTCCGCCGCGTCGCCGATCGCCGCGAGGCGACGCACGAGACGGTCCAGGCGCTCCGAGGTGCGCTCGCCTCTCCAGGCGCGGGGATCGTTTATGCAGCCACGCGCAAGGTCGTCGAGGCGACCGCGCGCGCGCTGCGGGGAGCCGGGCTCGACGCGCCCGTCTATCACGCGGGGCTCGGCGCCGACGAGCGCGCCCGCGCCTCGGCCGATTTCGCGGAGGGCCGCGCGCGCCTGATCGTCGCCACGAATGCGTTTGGCATGGGCGTCGATCGGCCCGACGTGCGGATCGTCCTGCACGCCCAGCCGCCCGCATCGCTCGAGGCGTATTATCAAGAAGTCGGCCGCGCCGGTCGCGACGGGGGCGCGGCGCGGGGCCTGCTCCTGGTCGCCCCCGCCGACCTCGCGCTCCGGCGAAGGCTCTGCCGCCTCGCTCCGGACGGCGCGCCCGCGAACCCCGTGGACGCGGCGCGCGCGCTCGCTCGCCTGCGCGCGATGGCCCGCTACGTCGACGCGAAGAGCTGCCGCCACGCATTCATCCTGCGCCATTTCGGCGACGAAGCCGGCCTCGGCGAGCGCTGCGGGCGATGCGATGTCTGCGTCCTGGCCTCCGCCCCTCCCCCGGAGCGAGCGCCCGACGAGGATGCGCCCGACACCTTGCGCGATCCGCCGCGATTCACGGACAAACCGCACGAGGAGCAGCCCGCGCCCTCGTCGAGCCCCCCGCGCCGGCGCGCGGCGCCGATCCCCGAAGGCGTCCCCGCGCCTCTCTACGAGGCCCTCTGTCGTTATCGATCGGCCCTCGCCCGCGCGCTCTCCGTCCCCGCCTATGTCATCGCGCCGAACCGCGCGCTGGTCGAGATGGCGCTCTTGCGGCCCGCGACTCTCGACGAGCTCGAGCGCATCCACGGCATGGGCAAGACGCGCATCGCTGCGCACGGCGAGGGCTTCCTGCGCGTGCTCGAGGACCATCGCGACGATGCGTGA